A single region of the Devosia sp. FJ2-5-3 genome encodes:
- a CDS encoding MarR family transcriptional regulator yields the protein MSKSRTKSCEPSFGVGLGWALAALLKDYQSQLEAALEGLPGGARAFLVMSHVEQKTCQSQISIAEHLDLDKTTLTYLLDALEKEGLVRRTTDPNDRRSRHITLTTEGASALARLAKAVGEIEHNILGRLGGEDAAQFHQSLMKIAGLEGKTMGEVIESDEGAHICQSTMGITADS from the coding sequence ATGAGCAAGAGCCGGACGAAATCATGCGAACCGTCCTTCGGCGTTGGGCTGGGCTGGGCCTTGGCCGCACTGCTGAAAGACTATCAGAGCCAATTGGAGGCGGCCCTTGAAGGGCTGCCCGGTGGCGCGCGCGCATTCCTGGTCATGTCCCATGTCGAACAGAAGACCTGCCAGAGCCAGATTTCGATTGCCGAGCATCTCGACCTGGACAAGACGACGCTCACCTATTTGCTCGATGCCCTGGAAAAAGAAGGGCTCGTCAGGCGCACCACGGACCCCAATGACAGGCGCAGCCGCCATATCACGCTCACCACGGAGGGCGCATCGGCCCTCGCGCGGCTCGCCAAGGCAGTCGGTGAAATCGAGCACAATATTCTGGGACGGCTCGGGGGCGAGGACGCAGCGCAGTTTCACCAGTCACTGATGAAAATAGCCGGGCTTGAAGGCAAGACGATGGGTGAAGTCATCGAGTCCGATGAAGGGGCGCATATTTGCCAGTCAACGATGGGCATCACTGCCGATAGCTGA
- a CDS encoding ABC transporter ATP-binding protein, with protein MSPLLELSHVNKDYRIGGFFDRSTLHAVKDVSFTLDAARPEIFTIVGESGSGKTTTARMILGNEIPTSGTLRFMGEDIAGIRSRKARLAFMAKAQPIFQNPFEAFNPLTTLDYYLFSTARRFLNLTAKTEVEAAADKALQHVGLSLAEVRGRYSHELSGGQLQRIAVARALIPDPKLIVADEPVSMVDASLRMSIVNLFRDLRDNLGVSIIYITHDLSTAYYISDRVIIMHRGDVVEAGDAKSVLGNPQQAYSRALRNAVLPPDPVEARRIIMEKLAG; from the coding sequence ATGAGCCCGCTGCTTGAACTGAGCCACGTCAACAAGGACTATCGCATCGGCGGCTTCTTCGACCGCTCGACCCTGCATGCCGTCAAGGATGTCAGCTTCACCCTCGATGCTGCCAGGCCGGAGATCTTCACCATTGTCGGGGAGTCCGGCAGCGGCAAGACCACGACGGCGCGCATGATCCTCGGCAATGAAATCCCCACCAGCGGCACGCTCCGCTTCATGGGCGAGGACATAGCCGGCATTCGCAGCCGAAAGGCCCGCCTCGCCTTCATGGCAAAAGCCCAGCCGATCTTCCAGAACCCCTTCGAGGCCTTCAATCCGCTGACAACGCTGGACTATTACCTGTTCTCGACGGCCCGGCGCTTCCTCAATCTCACCGCCAAGACCGAGGTCGAAGCCGCCGCCGACAAGGCCCTCCAGCATGTCGGTCTTTCCCTCGCCGAAGTACGCGGGCGCTATTCCCACGAGCTCTCGGGCGGGCAATTGCAGCGCATCGCCGTCGCACGGGCGCTCATCCCCGATCCCAAACTGATCGTTGCCGACGAGCCGGTGTCGATGGTCGACGCATCCCTGCGCATGTCCATCGTCAACCTCTTCCGCGACCTCCGGGACAATCTTGGGGTCTCCATCATCTACATCACCCACGATCTCTCGACGGCCTACTATATCTCGGACCGTGTGATCATCATGCACCGGGGCGATGTGGTGGAGGCCGGCGACGCCAAATCGGTTCTCGGCAACCCGCAGCAGGCCTATTCCCGCGCGCTTCGAAATGCCGTGCTCCCGCCCGACCCGGTCGAGGCACGCCGCATCATCATGGAAAAACTGGCCGGCTAA
- a CDS encoding beta-xylosidase — MTATYDVRIDVDASASRGAYRPLWNWFGYDEPNYTYTANGKKLLKELTELSPEPPRIRTHNLLSSGDGKYALKWGSTNAYTEDANGNPVYDWTVMDQIFDAYVEAGNIPLVQVGFTPEALSDDPGPYRHSWSLEDRYASIMTGWAMPPNDLKKWGDLVHAWARHLADRYGEEKVLTWPWEVWNEPDGHYWKGTVREFCDMYDVTAKAIKSALPGTRVGGPHTCGAFNNPKAQAFLREFLQYVVDNNSPIDFIAFHAKGNPVIWKDHVRMGLHKQLRDIEANLAIVNEFPTLRHLPTVIGESDPEGCAACSARVHAQNGYRNGPLYGAYVVESMIRTYELSQRAGIEIEGAVTWAFLFEDQPWYDGFRDLATNGVDKAVLNGFRMLGKLKGEWIEAKSDHAVDIETIMEHGVREQPDVNAVATRDDTGVSILVWNYHDDDVDEGAANVTIALKNLTPGKHKLTHFRMDKDHSNSYGVWQAMGSPQTISADDFKTLEASGQLAVLETGTADASDGAVTLTTNLPRQGISLLRIDY; from the coding sequence ATGACAGCGACTTATGACGTCCGCATCGACGTCGACGCGAGCGCCAGCCGAGGAGCATACAGGCCATTGTGGAACTGGTTCGGCTATGATGAGCCGAACTATACCTACACGGCCAATGGCAAGAAGCTGCTCAAGGAACTGACTGAGCTTAGCCCGGAGCCGCCCCGCATCCGAACCCACAATCTCCTGTCCTCCGGCGACGGGAAATACGCCCTCAAATGGGGATCCACCAACGCCTATACCGAGGACGCGAACGGCAATCCGGTCTATGACTGGACTGTCATGGACCAGATTTTCGACGCCTATGTGGAGGCCGGCAATATCCCGCTGGTGCAGGTCGGGTTCACCCCCGAAGCGCTCTCCGACGATCCCGGCCCCTATCGGCACTCCTGGTCGCTCGAGGATCGCTATGCCAGCATCATGACCGGCTGGGCCATGCCGCCGAACGACCTCAAGAAGTGGGGCGACCTCGTCCACGCCTGGGCACGCCATCTCGCAGACCGCTATGGCGAGGAAAAAGTGCTGACCTGGCCCTGGGAAGTCTGGAACGAACCGGACGGCCATTATTGGAAGGGCACGGTCCGCGAATTCTGTGACATGTACGACGTCACCGCCAAGGCGATAAAGTCGGCCCTGCCTGGCACCCGCGTCGGCGGCCCGCACACTTGCGGCGCCTTCAACAACCCGAAAGCCCAGGCATTCCTGCGCGAATTCCTGCAATATGTGGTCGACAACAATTCACCGATCGACTTCATCGCCTTCCACGCCAAGGGCAATCCGGTGATCTGGAAGGACCATGTCCGCATGGGCCTGCACAAGCAGCTGCGCGATATCGAAGCCAATCTCGCCATCGTCAACGAATTCCCCACGCTACGGCACCTGCCGACCGTCATCGGAGAATCGGATCCGGAAGGCTGCGCCGCCTGCTCGGCGCGCGTCCACGCCCAGAATGGATATCGCAACGGACCGCTTTACGGTGCCTATGTCGTCGAGAGCATGATCCGCACCTATGAGCTGAGCCAGCGCGCCGGGATCGAGATCGAAGGGGCCGTGACCTGGGCATTCCTGTTTGAAGACCAGCCCTGGTATGACGGCTTCCGCGATCTGGCGACCAATGGCGTCGACAAGGCAGTGCTCAATGGCTTCCGCATGCTCGGCAAGCTCAAGGGCGAGTGGATCGAGGCAAAGTCCGACCACGCCGTCGACATAGAGACCATCATGGAACACGGCGTGCGCGAACAGCCGGACGTCAATGCCGTGGCCACGCGCGACGACACCGGCGTTTCCATCCTCGTCTGGAATTACCATGACGACGATGTGGACGAGGGCGCCGCCAATGTCACCATCGCCCTCAAGAACCTGACCCCGGGCAAGCACAAGCTGACCCATTTCCGCATGGACAAGGATCACTCCAATTCCTACGGCGTGTGGCAGGCCATGGGCTCACCGCAGACCATTTCCGCAGATGACTTCAAGACGCTTGAAGCGTCGGGCCAACTCGCCGTTCTTGAAACCGGCACTGCAGACGCCAGCGATGGCGCAGTCACCCTGACCACCAACCTCCCCCGTCAGGGTATCTCCCTCCTGCGCATCGACTATTGA
- a CDS encoding ester cyclase: MATADLADVYRDYIDCLNRQDWDRLGRFVDEGVRHNARQFGLPGYRKMLEQDFEQIPDLRFEIDIIVVDAPHVAVRLWFEVTPIGAFLGLPVNGRTVSFSENAIYAYRGGKIREVWSVIDKAAIEAQLG, translated from the coding sequence ATGGCGACAGCAGATCTTGCCGATGTTTACCGCGACTATATCGACTGCCTGAACAGGCAGGACTGGGACCGGCTTGGCCGCTTTGTCGATGAAGGCGTGCGCCATAATGCCCGGCAATTCGGCCTGCCGGGATACAGGAAAATGCTCGAGCAAGATTTCGAGCAGATCCCTGATCTTCGTTTCGAGATCGATATTATCGTCGTCGATGCGCCCCATGTCGCGGTGCGGCTCTGGTTCGAAGTCACGCCAATAGGCGCCTTCCTTGGTCTGCCGGTCAATGGGCGCACAGTCTCATTCTCAGAAAATGCCATTTATGCATACCGTGGGGGCAAGATCCGCGAGGTGTGGTCGGTGATCGACAAGGCGGCCATCGAAGCCCAGCTGGGATAG
- a CDS encoding ABC transporter substrate-binding protein, which translates to MLFKKLAAAALAIAAMAVPAVAQDFIAGIPRNEALIVQGPAAQNAEWFNLWAPGGGASVNGNQQLSADTLWWINPEGTGDAAWTNALAADKPVYNDDFTQMTVTLKEGIFWSDGVEFTADDVKFTVDTQMANPGMGWSAPFTVNVDNVEVPDRNTVVFNLKSPNSRFHTLFTVRWNAAWIMPKHVFEKVEDPLKDPFNPPISLSAYVLHSYDSAGNWAIWKLRDDWQRTSIGMGLTKEPDVKYVVYRNAGNPDARVIEQMNHNLDVINDIAPEGMFTIARDAGDSTAYWFPGFPFAHPDPTLPSVLFNHQVEAFADKDVRWALALMIDIRAVAMGSYRGAANLAALSTPPTGSAITDYYVPMQDWLANYEVDTGTRKVKPYDPTTAEQIAALVRPQWGDQIPSDPEQLKAMFGHGWWKQDLAAAAELLQKAGFTKNGNQWMKPDGTPFTIKLMVEGDAIPTLARAGTIIAQQWSMEGIQTTVDVAGPTNGQRLGGGDFEAAVYWTVETWGGHPDLSFFLESYHSDFIKPKGETQPPRNLTRWQDERLDTIIEANRTVGFDDPKVAELGMDYLKLAVEEMPFIPLMAYNKFAPFDTTYWTGYPSAANPYAASGPNWSNLRYMIVALESNPAAPAAQ; encoded by the coding sequence ATGCTGTTCAAAAAACTGGCCGCAGCCGCTTTAGCCATCGCCGCCATGGCGGTGCCGGCTGTCGCCCAGGATTTCATCGCGGGCATTCCCCGCAACGAGGCTCTGATTGTCCAGGGGCCGGCGGCGCAGAACGCCGAATGGTTCAATCTGTGGGCGCCCGGTGGTGGCGCTTCGGTCAATGGCAACCAGCAGCTCTCGGCCGATACGCTCTGGTGGATCAATCCGGAAGGCACGGGTGACGCGGCCTGGACCAACGCCCTGGCTGCGGACAAGCCGGTTTATAACGACGACTTCACCCAGATGACCGTGACGCTCAAGGAAGGTATCTTCTGGAGCGATGGCGTCGAGTTCACCGCCGACGACGTCAAGTTCACCGTCGACACCCAGATGGCCAATCCCGGGATGGGCTGGAGCGCGCCCTTCACCGTCAACGTCGACAATGTCGAGGTGCCCGACCGCAATACGGTGGTGTTCAACCTCAAATCGCCGAACTCGCGTTTCCACACGCTCTTCACGGTGCGCTGGAATGCGGCCTGGATCATGCCCAAGCATGTGTTCGAAAAGGTCGAAGACCCGCTCAAGGATCCTTTCAATCCGCCGATTTCGCTGTCTGCCTATGTGCTTCACAGCTATGACTCGGCCGGCAATTGGGCGATCTGGAAGCTGCGCGACGACTGGCAGCGGACCTCGATCGGCATGGGCCTGACCAAGGAGCCGGACGTCAAATACGTGGTCTATCGCAATGCGGGTAACCCCGATGCGCGCGTCATCGAGCAGATGAACCACAATCTCGACGTCATCAACGACATCGCGCCCGAAGGCATGTTTACCATCGCTCGCGATGCCGGCGACAGCACGGCCTATTGGTTCCCGGGCTTCCCCTTTGCCCATCCGGATCCAACCCTGCCTTCAGTGCTGTTCAATCACCAGGTCGAAGCCTTTGCCGACAAGGACGTCCGCTGGGCTCTGGCGCTGATGATCGACATTCGCGCCGTCGCCATGGGTTCCTATCGCGGTGCGGCCAATCTGGCTGCTCTTTCTACCCCGCCCACGGGTTCGGCAATCACCGATTATTATGTGCCGATGCAGGATTGGCTTGCCAATTACGAAGTCGACACGGGTACGCGCAAGGTAAAGCCCTACGACCCGACCACGGCCGAGCAGATTGCAGCGCTCGTTCGTCCGCAATGGGGCGACCAGATTCCCTCAGATCCGGAACAGCTCAAGGCCATGTTCGGCCATGGCTGGTGGAAACAGGATCTGGCTGCAGCCGCAGAACTCCTGCAGAAGGCCGGCTTCACCAAGAACGGCAATCAGTGGATGAAGCCCGATGGCACCCCGTTCACCATCAAGCTGATGGTCGAAGGCGACGCCATTCCGACGCTGGCCCGCGCCGGTACCATCATCGCCCAGCAATGGTCGATGGAGGGCATCCAGACCACGGTCGACGTCGCCGGCCCGACAAACGGCCAGCGTCTTGGCGGTGGCGATTTCGAGGCTGCGGTCTATTGGACCGTCGAGACCTGGGGCGGCCACCCCGACCTCTCGTTCTTCCTTGAGAGCTACCACTCGGATTTCATCAAGCCCAAGGGTGAAACGCAGCCACCGCGCAATCTGACGCGCTGGCAGGATGAGCGTCTCGATACCATCATCGAAGCAAACCGGACGGTCGGTTTCGATGATCCGAAGGTCGCCGAGCTCGGCATGGACTATCTCAAGCTCGCCGTCGAAGAGATGCCGTTCATTCCGCTCATGGCCTACAACAAGTTCGCGCCCTTCGACACGACCTATTGGACAGGTTACCCAAGCGCGGCAAACCCCTATGCCGCCTCGGGTCCGAACTGGTCGAACCTGCGCTACATGATCGTTGCGCTGGAATCCAATCCTGCTGCACCGGCTGCGCAGTAA
- a CDS encoding ABC transporter ATP-binding protein yields the protein MLETLEVKTEAAVQDVLRVEGLKAYYQMNYFGVRREVRAVDDVTLTIKRNEIYGIAGESSSGKSSLIKTIAGAITPPLRVVEGSVKFEFGGKTLDVYAEPGRMKAARWKHLSYIMQGSMNVLNPVRRVKHAFHDFAFKHMGLSEAAFRTRVEAHLHRIGLDPHVLEAFPHQLSGGMRQRLTIALATVCEPEFIIADEPTTALDVLVQQDVLALIKDLQQRMGSSIIFVTHDMTVHAAIADRIGIVYAGRLVEEGPTIDVFERPQHPYTAHLISSLPRIGDTRKRKALPGKPPNLAEPPSGCRFHPRCPLAIDKCRVENPPLEARNSGRVACWRAGEVEVA from the coding sequence ATGCTCGAAACTTTGGAGGTCAAGACCGAGGCCGCGGTGCAAGACGTGCTGCGCGTCGAGGGGCTCAAGGCCTACTACCAGATGAACTATTTCGGCGTGCGCCGTGAGGTTCGGGCGGTCGACGATGTGACCTTGACCATCAAGCGGAACGAGATCTACGGCATTGCCGGGGAATCCTCTTCCGGCAAATCCTCGCTGATCAAGACCATCGCCGGTGCCATCACCCCGCCGCTGCGCGTTGTGGAAGGCTCGGTCAAATTCGAGTTCGGCGGCAAGACGCTCGACGTCTATGCCGAACCCGGCAGGATGAAGGCGGCGCGCTGGAAGCACCTGTCCTACATCATGCAGGGGTCCATGAACGTGCTCAATCCGGTACGCCGGGTAAAGCACGCTTTCCACGACTTCGCCTTCAAGCATATGGGCCTGTCCGAGGCCGCGTTCCGCACGCGGGTGGAAGCCCATCTTCACCGCATCGGGCTCGATCCGCATGTGCTCGAGGCATTTCCGCACCAGCTTTCGGGCGGCATGCGGCAAAGACTGACCATTGCGCTGGCCACGGTCTGCGAGCCGGAATTCATCATCGCTGACGAGCCGACCACGGCGCTCGACGTATTGGTCCAACAGGATGTGCTCGCGCTGATCAAGGATTTGCAGCAGCGCATGGGCTCTTCGATCATTTTCGTGACCCACGACATGACCGTGCATGCCGCCATCGCCGATCGCATCGGCATCGTCTATGCCGGGCGGCTGGTGGAGGAGGGGCCAACCATCGATGTGTTCGAGCGGCCGCAGCACCCCTATACGGCGCACCTCATCAGCAGCCTTCCGCGCATCGGGGACACCCGCAAGCGCAAGGCCCTGCCGGGAAAACCGCCCAATCTTGCCGAGCCCCCGAGCGGCTGTCGGTTCCATCCGCGGTGCCCGCTCGCCATCGATAAATGCCGCGTGGAAAATCCGCCACTTGAGGCCCGCAATTCCGGTCGGGTCGCCTGCTGGCGCGCCGGAGAGGTCGAAGTCGCATGA
- a CDS encoding ABC transporter permease, with amino-acid sequence MDGFAKYLVRRLFQFFLVIFLGVSLAFLITNLSPVNPVEQSVALMTSFGATDPRSVELMREALEQLYGLQGSMLDQYLSFWGRVLRGDFGPSLSAFPTPVMSLIMGALPWTIGLLSLALVITWSLGNLLGALAGYYRSNLLLKLSGAAIMALHPVPAYIVGLVLLLTFGFIWPVLPISGGAQMNLQPGFTFDYIRSLIVHGTLPALTLVLVGIGSWFISMRSLVSNIVTDDHVVYAELGGVNSGKIFSQYVARNALLPQLTGLALSLGNVFGGAVITEFLFNYPGVGRLLIQGIYRGDYSLVLGVTTMSIIAVAVAVFIIDLIYPLIDPRVRLG; translated from the coding sequence ATGGACGGCTTCGCCAAATATCTCGTCCGGCGCCTCTTCCAGTTTTTCCTCGTGATCTTCCTGGGCGTGTCGCTGGCCTTCCTCATCACCAACCTGTCTCCGGTCAATCCGGTGGAGCAGTCGGTTGCGCTGATGACCAGTTTTGGCGCAACCGATCCGCGCTCGGTGGAATTGATGCGCGAGGCGCTCGAGCAGCTCTATGGGCTGCAGGGCTCCATGCTCGATCAATACCTCTCATTCTGGGGACGCGTCCTGCGCGGCGATTTCGGTCCCTCGCTGTCGGCCTTCCCGACGCCGGTCATGTCGCTGATCATGGGGGCGCTGCCCTGGACCATCGGTCTGCTGTCACTGGCCTTGGTCATCACATGGTCGCTGGGCAATTTGCTTGGCGCGCTGGCCGGCTATTACCGCTCAAATCTGCTGCTGAAGCTTTCGGGCGCGGCGATCATGGCGCTGCATCCGGTGCCGGCCTATATCGTGGGCCTCGTTCTGTTGCTGACCTTCGGTTTTATCTGGCCGGTTCTGCCCATTTCAGGTGGGGCGCAGATGAACCTTCAGCCGGGCTTCACCTTTGACTATATCCGCTCGCTCATCGTGCATGGCACGTTGCCGGCACTGACCCTGGTCCTGGTGGGCATCGGCAGCTGGTTCATCTCCATGCGCTCGCTGGTCTCCAACATCGTCACCGACGATCACGTGGTCTATGCCGAGCTTGGCGGGGTCAATTCGGGCAAGATATTTTCTCAATATGTGGCGCGCAATGCGCTGTTGCCGCAACTGACCGGCCTGGCACTGAGCCTCGGCAATGTCTTTGGCGGCGCCGTGATCACCGAGTTCCTGTTCAACTATCCCGGGGTCGGGCGATTGCTCATCCAGGGCATTTACCGCGGCGATTATTCGCTGGTGCTGGGTGTCACCACCATGTCGATCATTGCTGTGGCCGTGGCCGTCTTCATCATCGACCTCATCTACCCCCTTATTGATCCGCGCGTGAGGCTGGGCTGA
- a CDS encoding NAD(P)H-dependent oxidoreductase, protein MTAIFRLDASIREAGSVTRAVANSLQEKLVSGLSSPSLTQRDIGLSPLPSTAWAGAIFGPHIPEAQRTPEQVQGIALAAELADELIAADAYIFALPFYNYGVSQHFKAYVDIVLADSRFPAGGASPIAGRPAQLVIARGGGYGPGSPRHGWDHGTAWYRRVLEDIWQLDVEIIECELTLADVTPAMEQLRGLAAENLAKAHEAAHRNGQFMAERLDAVPVLDLVAGAR, encoded by the coding sequence ATGACCGCGATTTTTCGCCTGGATGCCAGCATAAGGGAGGCTGGGTCCGTCACGCGCGCCGTTGCGAACAGCCTTCAGGAGAAGCTGGTGTCCGGCTTGTCCAGCCCGTCATTGACGCAGCGCGATATCGGCCTGTCCCCCTTGCCGTCGACGGCGTGGGCAGGGGCCATTTTCGGGCCCCATATCCCCGAGGCCCAGCGTACGCCCGAGCAGGTGCAAGGCATTGCCCTGGCCGCCGAACTTGCCGATGAACTGATTGCCGCCGACGCCTATATCTTCGCGCTGCCGTTCTACAATTACGGCGTCTCCCAGCATTTTAAGGCCTATGTCGACATCGTGCTGGCCGATTCCCGCTTTCCGGCCGGCGGGGCCTCTCCCATTGCCGGGCGTCCGGCACAATTGGTCATCGCCCGGGGTGGCGGTTATGGCCCCGGTTCGCCCCGCCATGGCTGGGATCACGGGACGGCATGGTATCGGCGCGTCTTGGAGGATATCTGGCAGCTGGACGTCGAAATCATCGAATGTGAACTGACGCTGGCCGATGTCACCCCCGCCATGGAACAATTGCGAGGGCTGGCCGCCGAAAACCTTGCCAAGGCGCATGAAGCAGCCCATCGCAACGGCCAGTTCATGGCCGAACGTCTCGATGCCGTTCCGGTTCTCGACTTGGTTGCCGGGGCGCGCTAA
- a CDS encoding ABC transporter permease produces the protein MFKILRDLLRYNIEFTIGFILTMGIFLFALAHFWAPLPDSAIYLLPPDMPPSAEYWLGTTSRGQDVLWQMSSAIWNTMLFGLTVTVLSRLLAVTVGMLSGYLGGKWDEFLMTINDTMIALPNIPILLLVYFVMRDQMSWPILALTAALLGWNYDARLIRSVTLSLRNREFTRHAVFAGMSVPQILVRQHLPYVMPVIFFTAMNNLIWAIGLEVTLSVLGFSDINRPTIGGMIYWANQHQAIIAGIWWWMAFPIIAVVLLFLGLFLLAISVNEYIDPRSRLSRMGA, from the coding sequence ATGTTCAAGATCCTGCGTGACCTGCTGCGCTACAATATCGAGTTCACCATCGGATTTATCCTGACGATGGGGATATTCCTGTTTGCGCTGGCCCATTTCTGGGCGCCGCTCCCTGACTCCGCCATCTACCTCCTCCCGCCCGACATGCCGCCTTCGGCCGAATACTGGCTGGGGACCACGTCTCGTGGACAGGACGTCCTCTGGCAGATGAGTTCGGCGATCTGGAACACCATGCTGTTCGGGTTGACCGTCACCGTGCTCAGCCGTCTGCTCGCCGTCACGGTGGGCATGCTCTCGGGTTATCTCGGCGGCAAGTGGGACGAGTTCTTGATGACGATCAACGACACGATGATCGCACTGCCGAACATCCCGATCCTGCTCCTCGTCTACTTCGTCATGCGCGACCAGATGAGCTGGCCGATCCTGGCGCTCACCGCAGCGCTGCTCGGCTGGAATTATGACGCCCGCCTCATCCGCTCGGTGACGCTGAGCCTGCGCAACCGCGAATTCACCCGTCACGCCGTCTTTGCGGGGATGAGCGTGCCGCAGATTCTGGTGCGCCAGCATCTGCCCTATGTCATGCCGGTGATCTTCTTTACCGCCATGAACAACCTCATCTGGGCCATCGGCCTCGAGGTGACGCTGTCGGTTCTGGGGTTTTCCGACATCAACCGGCCGACCATTGGCGGCATGATCTATTGGGCCAACCAGCACCAGGCGATCATTGCAGGCATATGGTGGTGGATGGCGTTCCCGATCATTGCTGTGGTGCTGCTGTTTCTGGGGCTGTTTCTCCTCGCCATTTCCGTCAACGAATATATCGACCCGCGCAGCCGCCTCAGCCGGATGGGAGCCTGA
- a CDS encoding mandelate racemase/muconate lactonizing enzyme family protein — protein sequence MKITDLRCAVIGQHPIVRIVTDEGLHGLGEVEFTKPYIKPFVLHFREALIGEDPTDVERCMLKIRQRGSFKPYGAAVSAIEHALWDIAGKAANVPVYKLLGGKVRDRVRVYNGSIRRKRSGDRPEDYAEDVKWMMERPENFFMIKQGISFHSKMKDTIADFHYGVRQNNSDFHGAMDQGQISERGFNHMLDCVAAMKEVLGDKVSLALDCGPGWFLNDAIRFARAVEKYNLMWLEDMLTGDYVPWVNPQAYRELTVSTTTPIHTGEQIYSRHNFKELIETQAVRVVGPDPADIGGIAELKWVAEHAYMHSIMMAPHGTANGLLGLGALINVCATLPANYIAFEYPSASDPWWKDIVIGLPERIVTDSHVDLLEAPGLGLDIDAEAARPYLQEEDADFFLP from the coding sequence ATGAAGATCACCGATCTCCGCTGCGCCGTTATCGGGCAGCACCCCATTGTCCGCATCGTGACCGATGAGGGCCTGCATGGCCTGGGCGAGGTGGAATTCACCAAGCCCTATATAAAACCCTTCGTGCTGCACTTTCGGGAGGCGCTGATCGGCGAGGACCCAACCGATGTCGAACGCTGCATGCTCAAGATCCGCCAGCGCGGCAGCTTCAAACCCTATGGCGCAGCCGTCAGCGCCATCGAGCACGCGCTATGGGACATTGCCGGCAAGGCCGCCAATGTGCCCGTCTATAAGCTTTTGGGCGGAAAGGTGCGCGACAGGGTGCGCGTCTATAACGGCTCGATCCGCCGCAAACGCAGCGGCGACAGGCCCGAAGACTATGCCGAAGACGTCAAATGGATGATGGAGCGGCCCGAAAACTTCTTCATGATCAAGCAGGGCATTTCCTTCCATTCCAAGATGAAGGACACCATTGCCGACTTCCACTATGGCGTGCGCCAGAACAATTCCGACTTTCACGGCGCCATGGACCAGGGGCAGATTTCCGAGCGCGGCTTCAACCACATGCTCGATTGCGTCGCGGCCATGAAGGAGGTCCTGGGGGACAAGGTGTCCCTGGCGCTCGATTGCGGACCCGGCTGGTTCCTCAACGATGCCATCCGCTTTGCGCGGGCGGTCGAGAAATACAATCTCATGTGGCTCGAGGACATGCTGACCGGCGACTACGTTCCCTGGGTCAATCCGCAGGCCTATCGCGAGCTGACCGTTTCGACCACGACACCGATCCATACCGGCGAGCAGATCTATTCCCGGCACAATTTCAAGGAGCTGATCGAGACCCAGGCAGTGCGCGTCGTCGGACCGGACCCGGCCGATATCGGTGGCATTGCCGAACTCAAATGGGTCGCCGAGCACGCCTATATGCACTCGATCATGATGGCACCGCATGGCACCGCCAATGGCCTTCTCGGGCTCGGTGCCCTCATCAATGTGTGCGCCACCCTGCCCGCCAACTACATCGCCTTCGAATATCCCAGCGCCTCAGATCCCTGGTGGAAGGATATCGTCATCGGCCTGCCCGAGCGGATCGTTACCGATAGCCACGTCGACCTGCTCGAAGCCCCCGGCCTTGGCCTCGACATCGATGCCGAGGCCGCAAGGCCCTATTTGCAGGAGGAAGACGCCGACTTCTTCCTGCCCTGA
- a CDS encoding GntR family transcriptional regulator has protein sequence MADNIEDPDLDHEAIARALEEDIIFGRLAPGARLTEDSLLSRFPVTRHFVRQALVQLEQVGIVVRERNKGATVRSLTPDEVRQIYAVRELVQRQAALLIPLPAPRALIVELLEIHREHGEHIENGYLRGVHDTNDRFHLKFFGACGNKYLVQTIELYMRYSLPVRANSMADRTALDIAHSQHKLMIDMLSGRDNWLLSQLCVDHLQPSKRRYIDLVEG, from the coding sequence ATGGCCGACAACATTGAAGACCCCGACCTCGATCACGAGGCCATCGCTCGGGCGCTGGAAGAGGACATAATCTTTGGCCGTCTCGCGCCGGGCGCGCGGTTGACCGAGGATTCGCTGTTGTCGCGTTTTCCCGTGACGCGGCACTTTGTGCGTCAGGCGCTGGTGCAGCTCGAGCAGGTCGGTATCGTCGTGCGCGAGCGCAACAAGGGGGCAACGGTTCGTTCCCTCACGCCTGATGAGGTGCGCCAGATCTATGCCGTGCGCGAACTGGTGCAACGCCAGGCGGCGCTCTTGATCCCGCTCCCGGCGCCGCGGGCGTTGATTGTCGAATTGCTCGAAATCCATAGGGAGCACGGCGAGCATATCGAAAACGGTTACCTGCGCGGTGTGCACGACACCAATGACCGTTTTCACCTCAAGTTTTTCGGTGCTTGCGGCAACAAATATCTGGTCCAGACCATCGAGCTCTATATGCGCTACAGCCTGCCGGTGCGCGCCAATTCCATGGCCGACAGGACGGCGCTCGATATCGCCCACAGCCAGCACAAGCTGATGATCGACATGCTGAGCGGACGCGACAATTGGCTCCTGTCCCAGCTCTGCGTCGACCATCTGCAGCCTTCGAAGCGTCGTTATATCGACCTGGTCGAGGGATAG